A genomic stretch from Podospora pseudoanserina strain CBS 124.78 chromosome 3, whole genome shotgun sequence includes:
- a CDS encoding hypothetical protein (COG:O; EggNog:ENOG503P1XI), translated as MNIPLPIHSSTNLRNRESRDYHIKNNTSISSNTSTQRSPPPAAEAINGPVREAARGSAVINDRLIVGVDFGTTFSGVAAVYTGTPDDIEIIKTWPGGNGITSDKVPTELSYDLPSNSPPGTAPTIKWGFQFKPEESRLRCIKLFLDRSQKLPYYVSPLETAAQLKKFKKTVADAVSDYLTQIYKHTMDTLTRRYGETFMASTKVSFVLTCPAVWSDAAKNTTLQAAERAGMGAGGQIQIISEPEAAAVYTLKAIQPNHLKVGDNFIVCDGGGGTVDLIAYKIVSLNPIKVEESAVGTGGLCGSAFLNYRFEEHVKSRLGQSRFDDMRAKKGKTWQMGLRYFEEFVKRNFNEDEHQEVNVPFPGLPDDEEAGLDSGFLVMTANQIKEIFDPVVKEVCELVQGQVDNLRALGGIVSGIILVGGFGQSDYLYRKLKTHFTSAAPPPYSERPSQANIDMRERPSVEVMQPVYAWTAVVRGAVLRGLEGNMVISRKARMHYGTSYATVYDEEKHSVAERYWSPLWERWMVSDRMQWHIAKGEALSPMQPIAFHYTRNFRPGQSLVVTDDLIACQADEPPKAFTRDLVHVCTLTTDLSAVPRHLFTRLTTTRGVEFDNLDFTLEMIVDSAGLGFELKVDGVRYGRVDAEFH; from the exons ATGaatatccctctccccatccactCATCAACGAATCTGCGGAATCGGGAAAGCAGAGACTATCACATCAAAAACAACACCTCCATCAGCAGCAATACCAGCACTCAAAGATCACCGCCACCAGCGGCCGAGGCTATCAATGGCCCGGTTAGGGAGGCGGCCAGAGGGTCAGCGGTTATCAACGACAGGTTAATCGTTGGTGTCGACTTTGGAACTACATTCTCGGG AGTAGCAGCAGTCTACACCGGCACCCCCGACGACATAGAAATCATCAAAACCTGGCCGGGCGGCAACGGCATCACCTCAGACAAGGTGCCCACCGAACTATCCTACGACCTCCCTTCCAACTCACCCCCAGGCACCGCCCCAACGATAAAATGGGGGTTCCAGTTCAAACCAGAAGAGTCCCGCCTCCGGTGCATCAAGCTCTTTCTCGACCGCTCCCAGAAACTACCATACTATGTCTCACCCCTCGAAACCGCCGCCCAGCTTAAGAAGTTCAAGAAGACGGTCGCCGACGCCGTGAGTGATTACCTAACGCAAATATACAAACACACAATGGACACCCTCACACGAAGATACGGCGAGACGTTTATGGCCTCGACAAAGGTCAGTTTTGTTCTCACCTGCCCGGCGGTCTGGTCAGATGCTGCGAAGAACACTACTTTgcaggcggcggagagggccgggatgggggcgggggggcaGATTCAGATTATCAGTGAGCCCGAGGCGGCGGCCGTGTATACTTTGAAGGCGATACAGCCTAATCACTTGAAGGTTGGGGATAATTTTATTGTttgtgacggtggtggcgggacGGTCGA CCTCATCGCCTACAAAATCGTCTCTCTGAACCCCATAAAAGTAGAAGAATCAGCCGTTGGAACCGGCGGGTTGTGCGGTAGCGCCTTTCTCAACTACCGATTCGAAGAGCATGTCAAGTCCAGACTCGGACAGAGCAGGTTCGATGACATGAGGGCGAAAAAGGGCAAGACATGGCAGATGGGACTGCGGTATTTCGAGGAGTTTGTCAAGAGGAATTTCAACGAGGACGAACATCAGGAGGTCAATGTGCC GTTTCCCGGCCTTcccgacgacgaagaagccggCCTCGACTCGGGCTTCCTCGTAATGACAGCCAACCAAATCAAAGAAATCTTCGACCCCGTCGTCAAAGAAGTCTGCGAACTCGTCCAAGGTCAAGTCGACAACCTCCGCGCGTTGGGGGGGATCGTCTCgggcatcatcctcgtcggtgGTTTCGGACAAAGCGACTACCTCTACCGCAAGCTCAAGACTCACTTCACCAGcgccgccccccctccctatAGTGAGAGACCCTCCCAGGCCAACATCGACATGCGAGAGCGGCCCTCGGTGGAGGTGATGCAGCCGGTATACGCCTGGACGGCCGTCGTCCGTGGCGCGGTTTTGCGCGGCTTGGAAGGTAACATGGTCATATCCCGAAAGGCGAGAATGCACTATGGCACGTCGTATGCGACTGTGTacgacgaggagaagcaCTCTGTGGCGGAGAGGTACTGGTCGCCgctgtgggagaggtggatggTCAGTGACAGGATGCAATGGCATATTGCAAAG ggaGAAGCGCTATCGCCCATGCAACCCATCGCCTTCCACTACACCCGCAACTTCCGCCCGGGGCAGTCGTTGGTCGTCACCGACGACCTCATCGCCTGCCAGGCTGATGAGCCGCCCAAGGCTTTTACTCGGGATCTGGTGCACGTCTGCACGCTGACCACGGACCTCAGCGCGGTGCCCAGGCATCTGTTCACCAGACTGACAACCACACGCGGTGTTGAGTTCGACAATCTGGATTTTACCCTCGAGATGATCGTCGACAGTGCGGGGCTGGGGTTCGAGCTCAAGGTTGACGGGGTGAGGTATGGGAGGGTAGATGCCGAGTTTCACTAG
- a CDS encoding hypothetical protein (EggNog:ENOG503PIGQ), with protein sequence MSLSPGGGPSGGGVGGGGGSGGGGNNHHNHSHNHNHNHNHNHNHNHNHNFGSGGGGGGPSSSSFAHFHNKSFNNRKFSSAYMNTTATTSSGSLSSSSLSNDDEDDGDAFTSVMRDRQARGKDPYNSGDGSEGSDLSDREGGVGTSKLRLGGGGGGGGGPEKEDYASRELRQKAIAFLDNPELLMMYAQSTGDSIPGARLHFMRLLCGYDDLPQHSSSNKVATSGSRFANRPDHPRQQAHNVGEKRRR encoded by the exons ATGTCCCTGTCACCTGGAGGAGGCCCATCCGGTGGTGgagtaggaggaggaggaggaagtggtggtgggggcaacaaccaccacaaccacagccacaaccacaatcacaaccacaaccacaaccacaaccacaaccacaaccacaacttcGGtagcggcggcggtggtggaggtccatcttcatcttcgttTGCACATTTCCACAATAAGAGCTTCAACAACAGGAAGTTCAGTTCAGCTTATATGAACACGACGGCGACGACCAGCTCGGGATCActttcatcgtcatcattatcaaacgacgacgaggacgacggcGACGCTTTCACTTCTGTCATGCGCGACCGTCAGGCGAGGGGGAAGGACCCCTACAATTCGGGGGATGGGTCTGAGGGGAGTGACTTGAGTGATCGGGAGGGTGGGGTTGGGACGTCgaagttgaggttggggggtggtggtggtggtggtggtgg AcctgagaaggaggattacgCGAGCAGAGAGCTTCGTCAAAAGGCGATTGCCTTTTTGGATAATCCTGAGCTGCTGATGATGTATGCTCAGAGTACGGGTGAT AGCATACCAGGTGCCCGTCTCCATTTTATGCGTCTCCTTTGTGGGTATGACGATCTCCCTCAGCATTCTTCCAGCAATAAAGTGGCAACGTCAGGTTCACGGTTTGCCAACCGACCTGATCACCCTAGACAGCAAGCTCACAATGTCGGTGAGAAACGTCGCCGATAG
- a CDS encoding hypothetical protein (EggNog:ENOG503P5XT) produces MTMIAPFFNGISRVILSHKASSLFQIPFSFFLLTHTKNASTYSDTKLCVSCPRFPPARSYHSVTCVALATTPTAAPFLQTLRSFSSASGFPRQKRFFSRTAAVKMSDEDYLAFLNKANASSSNTTQAASSRDKQHFKLVDPGVEVPEKLKQAVEGRVFTAASSEAESPCEVVALRLEGDGGLPDEEEFARMIGHTDPKGAKVEIKDPVDWDPEGGNNEVLEAIREVGKGGDVRVYEVGGDERGVRVCYFLVTAVGGKVLGVVGEGIFT; encoded by the coding sequence ATGACCATGATTGCGCCCTTTTTCAACGGAATTAGTCGAGTTATTTTGTCCCACAAGgcttcctccctctttcaGAttccattttcttttttccttttgaCTCATACCAAGAACGCTTCGACGTACTCGGACACAAAGCTTTGTGTTTCTTGTCCACGATTCCCACCAGCTCGATCGTACCACTCTGTTACCTGCGTAGCTCTAGCCACTACACCTACCGCAGCTCCATTTTTACAAACATTACGATCTTTCTCCTCCGCGTCAGGATTCCCCCGACAGAAGCGATTCTTCTCCCGCACTGCCGCCGTCAAGATGTCGGACGAGGATTATCTCGCCTTTTTGAACAAGGCCAACGCTTCTTCGTCTAATACCACCCAAGCCGCGAGTAGTAGAGATAAACAGCACTTTAAACTTGTCGACCCCGGTGTGGAGGTTCCGGAGAAGCTGAAACAGGCGGTTGAAGGAAGGGTTTTTACGGCTGCGTCGTCGGAGGCGGAAAGCCCGTGTGAGGTTGTGGcgttgaggttggagggtgatgggggcttgccggatgaggaggagtttgcgAGGATGATTGGGCATACTGATCCCAAGGGGGCAAAGGTGGAGATCAAAGATCCGGTGGATTGGGATCCGGAGGGGGGGAATAatgaggttttggaggcgaTTAgggaggttgggaagggaggggatgtGAGGGTTtatgaggttgggggggatgagaggggggtgagggtttgTTACTTTTTGGTGAcggcggtgggggggaaggttttgggggttgtgggggaggggatttttacttga